A single genomic interval of Nitrospirota bacterium harbors:
- a CDS encoding MEKHLA domain-containing protein, translating to MVDPIWARGSIITWSQRLLDSFHHWIGQELLAREGTLSEQAQRVFSAPFVVVSHGMEADPILNYGNHAALDLWEMTWEQLTRTPSRQTAEPVNREERARMLRVVEEQGYNDQYRGVRISATGRRFLVEEAIVWNVLDEQGTRIGQAATFSRWTPLS from the coding sequence GTGGTTGATCCAATCTGGGCACGCGGCTCGATCATCACCTGGTCGCAACGGCTTCTCGACAGTTTCCATCATTGGATCGGCCAGGAACTCCTCGCTCGCGAGGGGACCCTCTCAGAACAGGCTCAGCGCGTATTCTCCGCGCCTTTTGTCGTGGTCTCGCATGGGATGGAAGCGGACCCGATCTTGAACTATGGCAATCATGCGGCGCTCGATCTCTGGGAGATGACCTGGGAGCAATTGACCCGCACCCCGTCGAGGCAGACGGCTGAGCCGGTGAATCGAGAGGAGCGGGCCAGGATGCTACGCGTGGTGGAGGAGCAGGGCTACAACGATCAGTACCGCGGCGTCAGGATTTCAGCCACGGGCCGTCGATTCCTCGTGGAAGAGGCGATTGTATGGAACGTGCTCGACGAGCAGGGAACGCGAATCGGGCAAGCCGCAACATTTTCGCGCTGGACCCCACTGTCCTGA
- the leuC gene encoding 3-isopropylmalate dehydratase large subunit — protein MAATTLFDKIWESHIVRAEPDGTTLLYIDRQLVHEVTSPQAFEGLKISGRKPRRPGATLAVPDHNVPTTDRSVGIADPLSAIQIRTLEENCRDFGITLFGMNDIRQGVVHVIGPEQGFTLPGTTIVCGDSHTSTHGAFGALAFGIGTSEVEHVLATQCLVQKRPKTMEVRVDGTLSELCSAKDVILAIIGKIGTAGGTGYVIEYTGSTIRALSMEGRMTLCKMSIEAVARAGMVAPDEKTVAYIQDRPLAPKSMLFDRAVQAWQHFKTDAGAAYDVTVTMNAEDIAPQVSWGTSPGMVTGIDQRVPDPRTITDINQRQSTERALEYMGLIPNMPITDIKIDTVFIGSCTNSRIEDLRLAAQLARGKSVATGVRAMVVPGSGLVKQQAEQEGLDRLFKDAGFEWREAGCSMCLAMNADVLQPGERCASTSNRNFEGRQGAGGRTHLVSPAMAVAAAVEGHFVDIRTWK, from the coding sequence ATGGCCGCTACAACATTATTCGACAAAATTTGGGAGTCCCACATCGTCCGCGCAGAGCCGGACGGGACCACCCTGCTCTATATCGATCGTCAACTCGTCCACGAAGTGACCTCGCCGCAGGCGTTCGAGGGACTCAAGATCTCAGGCCGCAAGCCTCGACGTCCCGGTGCCACATTGGCCGTTCCGGACCATAACGTCCCGACGACCGACCGGAGCGTGGGGATTGCCGATCCCCTCAGCGCGATACAGATCAGGACCTTGGAGGAAAATTGCCGTGACTTCGGCATCACCCTCTTCGGCATGAACGACATCCGCCAGGGCGTGGTACACGTGATCGGACCAGAACAGGGCTTTACCCTTCCAGGGACGACTATCGTGTGCGGCGATTCCCATACCTCGACGCATGGCGCGTTCGGCGCCTTGGCCTTCGGCATCGGCACCAGCGAAGTGGAACATGTGCTGGCCACCCAATGTCTGGTACAGAAACGACCCAAGACCATGGAGGTCCGCGTCGACGGCACGTTGTCGGAACTCTGTTCGGCCAAGGATGTCATTCTTGCCATCATCGGCAAGATCGGCACAGCCGGCGGAACCGGCTATGTCATCGAATACACCGGTTCGACAATCCGCGCCCTCAGCATGGAAGGGCGCATGACGCTCTGCAAGATGTCGATCGAGGCCGTAGCACGGGCCGGCATGGTTGCGCCGGACGAGAAGACCGTCGCGTATATCCAAGACCGTCCATTGGCTCCGAAGAGCATGCTGTTCGACCGGGCGGTACAAGCCTGGCAACACTTCAAGACCGATGCGGGCGCAGCATACGATGTGACCGTCACGATGAACGCCGAGGACATCGCGCCGCAAGTCAGCTGGGGCACCAGCCCCGGGATGGTCACCGGCATCGATCAACGGGTACCAGACCCACGGACGATCACCGATATCAACCAGCGTCAGTCGACTGAGCGGGCGTTGGAATACATGGGCCTCATCCCGAACATGCCCATTACCGACATCAAGATCGATACCGTCTTCATCGGGTCCTGCACCAACTCGCGCATCGAAGACCTCCGCCTTGCGGCCCAATTGGCCAGAGGCAAGAGCGTCGCCACGGGAGTCCGGGCAATGGTCGTGCCTGGCTCGGGCCTCGTGAAGCAGCAGGCCGAACAGGAAGGACTCGACCGCCTGTTCAAGGACGCAGGCTTCGAGTGGCGGGAAGCCGGCTGCAGTATGTGCCTGGCGATGAATGCCGACGTGCTTCAGCCGGGAGAGCGCTGCGCTTCGACCAGCAATCGAAATTTCGAAGGACGCCAGGGAGCTGGCGGTCGCACCCATCTCGTTTCTCCGGCCATGGCCGTCGCGGCCGCCGTCGAGGGACATTTCGTTGATATCAGAACCTGGAAATAG
- the leuD gene encoding 3-isopropylmalate dehydratase small subunit: protein MQAFTTLTGLVAPLDRVNVDTDQIIPKQFLKTIKRTGLREGLFYDWRKRKDGSQDPAFFLNQPRFQGATILLTRDNFGCGSSREHAPWALLDQGFRCVIASSFADIFYNNCFQNGILPIELKADEVLAMMKDVLSTPGYQLTVDLGNQTVTTPNGTSCRFDIDPFRKDCLYRGLDAIGLTLQHEPAIAAYEARRKTEAPWLFADLRS, encoded by the coding sequence ATGCAAGCCTTTACCACCCTGACCGGTCTGGTCGCACCGCTGGACCGCGTCAATGTCGATACCGATCAAATCATCCCGAAGCAGTTTCTGAAGACGATCAAGCGGACCGGGCTCCGCGAAGGCCTCTTCTACGATTGGCGGAAGCGGAAGGACGGGTCGCAGGATCCCGCATTCTTTTTGAATCAGCCGCGCTTCCAGGGCGCCACGATCCTCCTCACGCGCGATAATTTCGGCTGCGGGTCGTCGCGTGAACATGCCCCCTGGGCGCTCCTCGATCAGGGATTCCGTTGCGTCATCGCTTCGAGCTTTGCCGACATCTTCTACAATAACTGCTTCCAGAACGGCATTCTGCCCATCGAGTTGAAAGCCGACGAGGTCCTCGCCATGATGAAGGACGTCCTCTCGACGCCGGGGTACCAACTGACGGTGGACCTGGGAAATCAGACGGTCACGACCCCGAACGGCACCAGCTGCCGCTTCGACATCGATCCGTTCAGAAAAGATTGCCTGTATCGCGGCCTCGACGCCATCGGCTTGACCTTGCAGCATGAACCGGCTATCGCTGCCTACGAAGCTCGACGGAAGACCGAGGCGCCCTGGTTATTCGCCGACCTTCGTTCGTGA
- the corA gene encoding magnesium/cobalt transporter CorA, translated as MKLVTKRSRKTGLPPGTLVHIGENKTGKVTIATFNYAGTRCDERQDPPLDGLAPPTDASVTWVDVVGVHKMEILESFGKQFQLHSLLLEDIANTDQRPKFDDYDQHFFVVLKMLSLNDRQDVLVEQVSLVLGRNFVLSFQESGPDVFHSVRERLRAGKGRLRQAGADYLLYALIDAIVDQYFAVLEAVGEKIESLQHIVVTDPTPETLREIHALKRQLLFLRRAVWPLRDVMNNLSRSECPFLEQGTKVFIRDVYDHVVQIIDTIETLREMVSASLDIYLSSVSYRLNAVMRVLTVITTIFMPLSFIASIYGMNFEHMPELRSEWGYPAVLGVMALVGVGMLVAFRKKRWI; from the coding sequence ATGAAGTTAGTGACAAAACGATCCAGAAAGACGGGGCTTCCCCCTGGCACCCTTGTCCATATCGGCGAGAACAAGACAGGCAAGGTCACGATTGCGACCTTCAATTACGCCGGTACTCGCTGTGACGAACGCCAAGACCCGCCGCTCGACGGGCTTGCGCCGCCGACCGATGCGTCCGTCACCTGGGTGGATGTCGTGGGCGTCCACAAGATGGAGATCCTGGAATCGTTCGGGAAACAGTTTCAGCTCCATTCCTTGCTTCTCGAAGATATTGCCAATACCGATCAACGGCCGAAATTCGATGACTACGACCAGCACTTTTTCGTGGTGCTGAAGATGTTGTCGCTCAATGATCGTCAGGATGTGCTGGTCGAGCAAGTGAGTCTCGTGCTGGGCCGAAATTTTGTGCTGTCCTTCCAGGAAAGCGGACCCGATGTCTTTCACTCGGTCAGGGAACGGCTCCGTGCCGGCAAGGGGCGGCTCCGGCAGGCGGGGGCGGACTATTTGCTCTACGCGCTCATCGACGCCATCGTCGACCAGTATTTTGCGGTGCTGGAAGCGGTCGGTGAGAAGATCGAGTCCTTACAGCACATCGTCGTGACGGACCCAACACCGGAAACGTTGCGGGAAATCCATGCGTTGAAACGGCAACTGCTCTTTCTCCGCCGCGCCGTATGGCCGCTCCGCGATGTCATGAATAATCTCTCCCGGTCGGAATGCCCGTTTCTGGAGCAGGGCACCAAGGTCTTCATACGGGACGTGTATGACCATGTCGTGCAGATTATCGATACGATCGAAACACTTCGCGAAATGGTCTCCGCGAGTCTGGACATCTATCTCTCCAGCGTCAGCTATCGGTTGAATGCCGTGATGCGTGTGCTCACGGTCATCACGACCATCTTCATGCCCTTGAGTTTTATCGCCAGTATCTACGGCATGAATTTCGAGCATATGCCGGAATTGAGGTCGGAGTGGGGCTATCCAGCCGTATTGGGCGTCATGGCTCTGGTGGGGGTGGGCATGCTGGTGGCCTTCAGAAAGAAGCGATGGATATGA
- a CDS encoding 3'(2'),5'-bisphosphate nucleotidase CysQ, producing the protein MEQELALLVEAVRKAGAKVRELVKDGFEVQTKPDRSPVTTVDHEVNRILHEMQRREFPQDGWLSEESPDDPARLTHQRVWIVDPIDGTKALINRLPEFTISAALIERGIPIVGVILNPSTDELFTAVRGGGLYLNGSRVTLSPPRDFNAVIMISGKDFGTDRWSALGDTTRCRPIYSIANAMALVAAGRVRAAFTVEPMNEWDLAAGVLLIEESGGTVSDAAGNPLMFNQPKPTLRGVIAVTAAADEGLRAMLQTQADQARSQPENKRTAP; encoded by the coding sequence ATGGAACAAGAATTAGCCCTATTGGTCGAAGCGGTCCGGAAAGCCGGCGCGAAAGTCCGTGAATTGGTTAAGGATGGATTCGAGGTCCAAACGAAGCCGGACCGTTCGCCGGTTACGACGGTAGACCATGAGGTCAACCGCATCCTGCACGAAATGCAACGCCGTGAGTTTCCACAGGATGGATGGCTCTCGGAAGAATCCCCCGACGATCCGGCACGCCTCACGCATCAACGCGTCTGGATTGTGGACCCCATCGACGGCACCAAAGCGCTGATCAATCGGCTGCCGGAGTTTACCATTTCTGCCGCGCTGATCGAACGCGGCATCCCGATCGTCGGCGTGATCTTGAATCCCTCGACCGACGAGCTCTTCACCGCGGTGCGCGGGGGCGGTCTGTATCTGAACGGCTCACGCGTCACCCTCTCGCCTCCTCGTGATTTCAATGCGGTCATCATGATCAGCGGGAAAGATTTCGGGACCGACCGATGGTCGGCACTCGGCGACACGACTCGATGCCGTCCTATCTACTCCATCGCCAATGCCATGGCCTTAGTGGCGGCCGGTCGCGTGCGGGCCGCGTTTACGGTCGAGCCCATGAACGAATGGGACCTCGCGGCCGGAGTCCTGCTGATTGAAGAGAGCGGCGGCACCGTCAGCGATGCGGCAGGAAATCCTTTGATGTTCAATCAGCCAAAACCAACCCTTCGTGGCGTCATCGCTGTAACGGCTGCGGCCGATGAGGGTCTGCGCGCCATGCTCCAAACCCAGGCTGACCAGGCCCGGTCTCAACCTGAGAATAAGCGAACCGCTCCATGA
- a CDS encoding NAD(P)-dependent oxidoreductase — translation MTIALLGTGLLGRAIAERLQSVGHSVTVYNRTESKARPLQDCGITVVTRPEQAVSQADSVILMLADMAAIRAVLLTPASLAALRGKTVIQMGTIAQEESLIVQAEVEQAGGWYCEAPVLGSLTEAKSGTLFVMVGGTEDQFAQWLPLFRDLSREPRLVGPVGQAATLKLALNQLIAAEIAAFALSLGLVQRAGIPVDTFMAILRESALFAPTFEKKLPRLLSRDYQHPNFSTRHLMKDVELFLKEAAGYGLITSGAEGIKPVLEQTIALGLGEADYASIYETVNPKT, via the coding sequence ATGACCATCGCTCTGCTGGGAACCGGACTATTAGGTCGAGCCATCGCCGAACGACTCCAGTCCGTCGGCCATTCCGTCACGGTCTACAATCGAACCGAAAGCAAAGCGCGCCCTCTCCAGGACTGCGGCATCACCGTGGTCACGAGACCAGAACAGGCCGTCTCCCAAGCCGACTCTGTCATTCTCATGCTGGCCGATATGGCGGCAATCCGTGCCGTCCTCCTGACACCAGCCTCATTGGCAGCACTCCGCGGCAAAACCGTCATCCAGATGGGAACCATTGCGCAGGAAGAAAGCTTGATCGTGCAGGCCGAGGTCGAACAAGCCGGCGGATGGTATTGCGAAGCGCCGGTGCTGGGAAGTCTTACCGAGGCGAAATCCGGAACGCTCTTCGTGATGGTCGGCGGAACCGAAGATCAGTTTGCCCAATGGCTTCCGCTGTTTCGTGATCTGAGTCGAGAGCCTCGCTTGGTCGGCCCTGTCGGGCAGGCCGCAACCCTGAAGCTCGCGCTCAATCAGTTGATCGCGGCGGAAATAGCGGCCTTCGCCCTGAGCCTTGGACTCGTCCAACGGGCCGGTATTCCCGTGGACACCTTCATGGCGATCTTGCGGGAGAGCGCCCTGTTCGCTCCAACCTTCGAGAAGAAACTACCACGACTCCTGTCGCGGGACTATCAGCACCCAAACTTTTCCACGCGCCATCTCATGAAGGATGTGGAACTCTTCCTGAAGGAAGCCGCTGGTTACGGTTTAATCACGAGTGGTGCGGAAGGAATCAAGCCGGTGCTGGAGCAGACGATTGCGCTGGGACTAGGCGAAGCCGATTACGCATCGATCTATGAAACGGTCAACCCAAAAACATAG
- a CDS encoding pyridoxal phosphate-dependent aminotransferase translates to MRRQINQRMAILAHSEIRAMTQACVQAKGLNMAQGVCDTPAPPVVIRAAAQALERGKNVYSRFDGLPELRQALARKLAQYNGIVADPETDITVSAGATGAFHSACLALLNPGDEVVLFEPYYQYHISALLAVEAVPVLVKMQAPDWTFSVAEVERAITPRTKAIIVNSPGNPSGKVFSRQEMENIAAIVQQHDLFVFTDEIYEYFLYDDRAHVSLATLPGMADRTITIGGYSKTFSITGWRIGYSVAAARWAQAIGAMNDLLYVCAPTPLQAGVAVGIQELPDSFYRDQARDYQRKRDRFCQALAKAGLTPSIPQGAYYVLADASRLPGNTGKDRAMHLLDRIGLAGVPGEAFFSGTEGSRFIRFSYAKIDADIDDACRRLAQLG, encoded by the coding sequence ATGAGACGGCAGATCAACCAGCGGATGGCAATATTAGCCCATTCAGAAATTCGAGCGATGACCCAAGCCTGCGTGCAGGCAAAAGGTCTGAATATGGCACAGGGAGTCTGCGACACGCCGGCTCCACCGGTGGTGATTCGAGCTGCAGCGCAGGCCCTGGAACGAGGGAAGAATGTGTATTCGCGATTCGACGGTTTGCCCGAATTGCGACAGGCGCTCGCCAGGAAGCTGGCGCAGTACAACGGCATCGTAGCCGATCCGGAAACGGACATTACGGTCAGCGCGGGAGCCACAGGGGCGTTTCATTCTGCCTGCTTGGCGTTGCTCAACCCAGGCGACGAAGTCGTCCTGTTCGAACCCTACTATCAGTATCATATCAGTGCGTTGCTGGCGGTTGAGGCCGTTCCAGTGCTGGTCAAGATGCAAGCGCCCGACTGGACGTTTTCCGTAGCTGAGGTCGAGCGTGCGATCACGCCCCGCACCAAAGCGATCATCGTGAACTCGCCCGGCAATCCTTCCGGCAAAGTGTTCAGCCGGCAAGAAATGGAGAACATTGCCGCGATTGTTCAACAGCACGACCTGTTCGTGTTCACCGACGAAATCTACGAGTACTTTTTGTATGACGATCGTGCCCATGTGAGCCTTGCCACATTACCGGGCATGGCCGACCGGACGATTACCATTGGCGGATACTCCAAAACGTTCAGCATCACCGGCTGGCGCATTGGGTACAGCGTCGCGGCAGCGCGATGGGCTCAGGCCATCGGAGCCATGAACGATTTGTTATACGTCTGCGCCCCGACACCGTTGCAGGCGGGAGTTGCGGTCGGCATCCAGGAACTTCCTGACTCGTTCTATCGCGATCAGGCACGCGACTATCAACGAAAACGAGATCGTTTCTGCCAAGCCTTGGCCAAGGCCGGTCTGACGCCCTCAATTCCGCAGGGCGCGTACTATGTGTTGGCCGATGCGTCTCGTCTGCCAGGTAACACCGGTAAGGACCGGGCGATGCATCTGTTGGACAGGATCGGCCTGGCTGGTGTGCCAGGAGAAGCCTTCTTTTCAGGAACTGAAGGGAGTCGGTTTATTCGATTCAGCTATGCAAAAATCGATGCCGATATTGATGACGCGTGCAGGCGGCTCGCGCAACTCGGATAG
- a CDS encoding PilZ domain-containing protein, whose translation MATQDPRSGRAVLSDHEAAMAERRGRRLNLSCRLFFFGEDDFEGEATILDLSTGGCQATSLTEVQVGTTLRLSLFLQDQEWPVRIDEALVRWVKGTAFGLEFTEIRSAQRERIRALIMKAKL comes from the coding sequence GTGGCCACGCAAGACCCCAGATCTGGACGAGCGGTACTCTCCGATCACGAAGCCGCAATGGCGGAACGCCGAGGCCGCCGTCTTAACCTGAGTTGCCGCCTGTTCTTTTTCGGAGAAGATGACTTTGAAGGGGAAGCGACGATCCTCGATCTCTCCACCGGAGGCTGCCAGGCGACCTCACTGACCGAAGTGCAGGTTGGCACGACGCTCCGCCTGTCCCTCTTCCTGCAAGATCAGGAATGGCCTGTGCGCATCGATGAAGCCCTGGTCCGGTGGGTAAAGGGGACGGCCTTCGGTCTCGAATTTACAGAAATCCGATCGGCCCAACGAGAGCGCATCCGTGCCTTGATCATGAAAGCCAAGCTCTAA
- a CDS encoding lytic transglycosylase domain-containing protein, producing the protein MAITRTRSGRLCSHLLRAFCTLTLLCLLIVAVPAPTRPDYDSAHQRYSKQEISRAIAWYAKKYRLDPALLRAVIKTESDFNQHAVSRKGAVGLMQLTPDTAVTLRVSDRYDSLQNIRGGAKQLRHLLNLYQGDLPLALAAYNAGVHRVKERKIPRIRETRTYVRKVLRYYEMFRSHPSPPPKNEKK; encoded by the coding sequence ATGGCGATCACTCGAACCAGGAGCGGACGGCTCTGTTCACACCTGCTACGTGCCTTCTGCACGCTGACGCTGCTGTGTCTGCTGATCGTTGCGGTTCCCGCCCCGACGCGACCGGACTACGACAGCGCCCACCAGCGATATTCAAAGCAAGAAATCAGCCGGGCTATCGCATGGTACGCCAAGAAATATCGTCTCGATCCGGCTCTGCTGCGCGCGGTGATCAAGACCGAATCCGATTTTAATCAGCATGCCGTGTCTCGCAAAGGCGCGGTCGGTTTGATGCAGCTGACTCCGGACACCGCAGTCACGTTACGTGTGAGCGATCGTTATGACTCGTTGCAGAACATCCGCGGAGGCGCGAAACAATTGCGGCATCTGCTGAATCTCTACCAGGGCGATCTTCCACTGGCCTTGGCGGCCTATAACGCCGGGGTTCATCGCGTGAAAGAACGCAAAATTCCTCGCATTCGAGAAACCCGTACCTATGTGAGGAAGGTGCTGCGTTACTACGAGATGTTCCGGTCTCACCCGTCGCCTCCTCCCAAGAATGAAAAGAAATAA
- a CDS encoding cytochrome: MKRPIRRSTRKPVVGVMGPAKAGSRALADAKSLGELIARQGWVVLTGGRASGVMDAASEGAKSVPGSLTIGILPDDKASVSRYVDVAIVTDLGQARNNVNVMSSDIIVACGLGGTGTVSEVALALKAKKIVILLGADKAGVSLFKSLSPDLVHAAASPEEAVRLIGELL; encoded by the coding sequence GTGAAACGTCCGATTCGACGATCGACGAGAAAGCCAGTGGTCGGTGTGATGGGTCCGGCCAAGGCCGGTTCCAGAGCGCTAGCCGATGCGAAAAGTTTGGGTGAGCTGATTGCCCGTCAAGGATGGGTCGTGCTGACCGGGGGGCGCGCAAGCGGCGTGATGGACGCGGCGAGCGAGGGCGCCAAGTCGGTGCCCGGCAGTTTGACGATCGGAATTCTTCCGGACGACAAGGCGTCGGTGTCCCGATATGTGGACGTGGCCATTGTCACGGATCTGGGCCAGGCGCGCAACAACGTGAATGTGATGTCCAGCGACATCATTGTGGCCTGCGGACTCGGTGGGACTGGTACGGTTTCGGAAGTGGCATTGGCGCTGAAGGCTAAGAAGATAGTGATTCTGTTAGGTGCAGATAAGGCTGGCGTGAGCCTGTTCAAGAGTCTCTCGCCCGATCTCGTTCATGCCGCTGCCTCGCCGGAAGAGGCGGTAAGGCTGATCGGCGAGCTCCTCTAG
- the msrA gene encoding peptide-methionine (S)-S-oxide reductase MsrA, which produces MNKHTAVSFLTVVILFIGAWTLQPTGQAVADAPLGKAYFAGGCFWCMEEAFEKVDGVLSAASGYMGGTVANPSYEDVSAGRTGHAESVEVLYDPAKVSYQKLLEAFWRNVDPFAANAQFCDHGSQYRAIIFYQTDEEKRVADNSKQAIEQSKRFKEAIVTQIVPAAPFYAAEEYHQDFYKKNPVRYKFYKYSCGRAQRLEELWGKP; this is translated from the coding sequence ATGAACAAACATACTGCGGTATCGTTTCTGACTGTCGTCATTCTTTTCATCGGAGCCTGGACCCTGCAGCCGACAGGCCAGGCCGTAGCGGATGCGCCACTTGGCAAGGCCTACTTTGCCGGCGGCTGTTTCTGGTGCATGGAAGAAGCCTTTGAAAAGGTTGATGGCGTGCTCTCTGCGGCGTCTGGATATATGGGAGGGACCGTCGCCAATCCGAGTTATGAAGACGTGTCCGCTGGACGAACGGGACATGCGGAATCGGTCGAGGTGCTCTATGACCCGGCGAAGGTGAGCTATCAGAAGCTGCTGGAGGCATTCTGGCGCAACGTCGACCCTTTCGCCGCGAACGCGCAGTTCTGTGACCATGGCTCACAATATCGTGCGATTATTTTCTATCAGACCGACGAAGAAAAGCGCGTGGCAGACAACTCCAAACAAGCCATCGAGCAATCGAAACGGTTCAAAGAAGCGATCGTCACGCAAATCGTGCCTGCCGCTCCATTTTATGCCGCCGAGGAATACCATCAGGACTTCTACAAGAAAAACCCCGTTCGCTACAAATTCTATAAATACAGTTGTGGTCGTGCCCAGCGGCTCGAGGAATTGTGGGGGAAACCATAA
- a CDS encoding TldD/PmbA family protein: MSTTDHKAWPKLTSRSEFRFLSELVLQHSTGDHTLVSLHDQQSGTTRFANNQIVQNVDTRRGSLSVTVAFGRRHGTASTTDFTAGSVQEVVTRATEIAQLSPEDPEYLPPVEPQQYSTPPTTRVETALAGPARRMEYTNEAIGQCRMESLGAAGTLSSSMATVGVAASTGLFAHEERTDARFSLTVQAGEATGWGAAAHRSIDHLKVQERTLTAINKAKRGLEVRELPPGRYPVILEPAAVAGLWSALFWTLNAKAYEKGTSALSGKLGQPIVDLRLSLRNLSDHEDLLGIGFTSDGLPTVASDWMTEGVLTQLSYDRFTAKARGIDSIPTLDAPCLSGAGSSLPTLQELIKQTERAILVTNFWYIRMVNPTDLTLTGMTRDGTFLVENGQILSAVKNFRFHESPLHVFNRVEAFTNPAEAITSETGKLLVPSMRLRDFNFSSVTRF; encoded by the coding sequence ATGAGTACGACAGACCACAAGGCTTGGCCGAAGCTGACGAGCCGGAGCGAGTTCCGGTTTCTCTCGGAGCTGGTCTTACAACATTCAACCGGCGACCACACGTTGGTGTCGTTGCACGATCAGCAGAGCGGGACGACGCGGTTCGCGAATAATCAGATCGTCCAGAACGTCGATACGAGGCGCGGGTCGTTGAGCGTGACGGTGGCATTCGGGCGGCGGCACGGCACCGCCAGCACGACGGACTTTACGGCTGGTTCGGTGCAAGAGGTCGTGACCAGGGCTACGGAGATTGCGCAACTGTCGCCGGAAGATCCGGAATACCTCCCGCCGGTGGAGCCACAGCAATATTCGACGCCCCCGACGACGCGTGTCGAAACAGCGTTGGCCGGTCCGGCACGGCGGATGGAATATACCAATGAGGCGATCGGGCAATGCCGGATGGAAAGTCTCGGCGCAGCCGGGACCCTGTCCTCGTCGATGGCGACGGTCGGCGTGGCCGCCAGTACGGGTCTCTTCGCTCATGAAGAACGGACCGACGCTCGATTCAGCCTCACCGTTCAGGCCGGTGAGGCCACCGGCTGGGGCGCCGCGGCCCATCGATCCATCGATCATCTGAAAGTACAGGAGCGGACCCTCACCGCGATCAATAAAGCCAAACGAGGCCTGGAGGTGCGTGAGTTGCCGCCAGGGCGCTACCCCGTGATTCTGGAGCCGGCGGCCGTCGCGGGGCTCTGGTCCGCGCTCTTCTGGACGCTCAATGCGAAGGCCTACGAAAAAGGCACGAGCGCCTTGTCGGGAAAACTGGGCCAACCGATCGTCGACCTGAGACTATCGCTCCGCAATCTTTCGGATCATGAGGATCTCCTGGGCATCGGGTTCACCTCGGACGGGTTGCCGACAGTGGCATCCGACTGGATGACGGAGGGGGTGCTGACACAGTTGTCGTACGATCGTTTCACGGCGAAGGCGCGAGGCATCGATTCAATCCCGACGCTTGATGCGCCCTGCCTCTCCGGAGCTGGATCGTCCTTGCCGACGTTACAAGAATTGATCAAGCAGACGGAGCGCGCCATCCTCGTGACCAACTTCTGGTACATCAGGATGGTCAACCCGACCGATCTCACCCTGACCGGTATGACGAGGGACGGCACGTTCCTCGTTGAAAATGGCCAGATCCTGTCGGCCGTGAAGAACTTTCGATTTCATGAGAGCCCGCTGCACGTGTTCAATCGAGTTGAGGCCTTTACCAACCCGGCTGAAGCGATCACGTCAGAAACCGGCAAACTCCTGGTGCCGTCGATGAGGCTTCGAGATTTCAACTTTTCCAGCGTCACCCGATTCTGA